In Cyanobacteria bacterium GSL.Bin1, the sequence GTGTCAAAAAGAGCGATATCATTGCCCGAATCTCCACAAACAACGGTTTTAAAGTCACTGATTTGCCACTTGTTTTGCAACAACTTAACGGCTAATCCTTTATCAGCTTGCTGAGGAATAATATCTAAGTCTTTGCTACCGCTATAAATTAGTTTAATTTCTAAAGGAACATTGCTTAGTTTTTTTTCTAACTGTTGAATGATTGTTTGCGCTGTCTCAGAGGAGAGATGAAAACTAACTTTAAACTGCCCTTGTTCGGAGGGGGATTGCGGGATGAGCTCGGGAAATTGTTGAGTAATTGTTAAAATCTTGTCTGGTTGCCAATTTTGAGACAAGAGATTGACCCAATCTTGATCCATTTGTTCTGTTTCAAGGTCAAGATAAACTTCTGTTCCAACCGCAGCAATCAAGGCATCGGGAGGAATTAAAGATTTTTCTGTCTTCAGTTTCTTATATAAAAATAGAGATCGTCCCGTTGCATAAACTACTTTTGCACCGTGTTCTTCTCGCTTTTGCTGTAAAATTCGATTCAATTGTTGTAGGGCTTGATCGTCACCAATCAAGGTATTATCCAGGTCGCTAATAAATAAAAATTGATCCATTTGTTTTTACCAAAATAATCGGGAGAGAATCGTCAAGAACTAAAGCAAAAAACAAGGTTATCAAAACGTTATGATTAAACTAGAAAAGGGTTAAGATAAATTTTATTATTAACCATTCTTTGTTATATTTAATTTACAATTAATTGCAAGTGATTCGGATATCAATAGTGAGTTCGAGACTGACAATGATCTCATGGGAAGAGAGGTGAGGCGAATGAAAAACTGGTGGCAAAACACTTTTCCAGACGGGCAAAAAATGTTACCTGTATCCAACTCTCAAGGTGAATTTCATCATCTTGCTTATGGGGAAAGAGGTGAGGGACCGCCGATTATTTTTTTACATGGTATTGGAAGTTGGAGTTATAGTTGGCGACGACTGATTCCGATTTTAGCTCAGCAGTTTCGGGTCATTGCGTTTGATGCAACGGGACACGGTTTCTCTGATAAGCCGTCTCGCTGGAAAATTACCCAGTTACAGCAAGAGTTACCGCAAGTGATTGCAGCGTTATGTGATGAACCGGCAACGATCATTGCTCAATCTTTAGGCGGATTAGTCACCTTAGCAGCGGCGCTTGATTATCCCCAACATTTTGCCCGTTTGGTGTTGATTAATGCGGCAATCTTTCCCGAAGCGTTACCCAGCCTTAGTATGCGTTTTCTGGCGAAAATTCCGTTGGGAGTCGTCAGAGAAATTGATCAATCTCGTTTGGTGAAACCCTTAGCCCCTATTGTGCGAGAGGCAGTGCGGTTTGCGCGTCGGGAGGTGGTCGCCACCCCAGCCATGAGTCGGTATGAAGATGTTTATGCCTTGACTTATCCGTTTATTGAAAATCCGGGCGCGATCGCGCACTTTACTCAGACCTTACAACAAGCCGCCCGAGAAATTGAATGCCTCGAACGCCAAGAACCAAACTTGATTAGTTATGTACAAGACAATTTGTCCCAGATTCTCTGTCCCACGCTGATTTTATGGGGGGATTGCGATCGTTGGTTTCCTCTTGCCCATGGAGAAGCGTTGCAGGAACGTCTGCCTAATTCACGCTTAGAAATTCTGGAAAATTGTGGACATGACGCGATCGCCTGTGCCTCGGAACAGATTGAACAGAAGATCATCCAGTTTTTACAGGAGCAAGTCACTCCGCCAGTGACCCCTTAGACCCTTTCGCCAGTGAGGCTAAACGCTCTAACTTCTGTAATTTTTACAGGAACTGCTTGGCCCCGCAATTGTTCAATATCGCCGGCAAAGAATGTTAAGCGGTTAGTGCGCGTCCGTCCCATCACTTGAGAGGAATCTTTAGGATTTTGTCCTTCTACTAACACTTCTTCGGTGCGGTACAGGTAACGGCGCGATCGCGCTGCTGCTTTCGTGGAAACGAGATGATTTAACCGTTGTAAGCGGTCACTTTTCACTTCATCACTGAGTTGATTCTCCCATTTGGCGGCTGGCGTTCCCGGACGCGGAGAATAAGCAGCGGTATTTAACTGGTCAAATTCAATATCTTCCACTAGCTGCAAGGTATTTTGAAACTGTTCTTCGGTTTCTCCGGGAAACCCAACAATGGCATCAGCACTAATGGCAGCATCCGGGAGATAGTGACGAATTTTATCGACAATGCGGCGGTATTTCTCATGGGTATATCCCCGAGACATCGCCTTCAGCACTTCATTATCTCCTGACTGAAACGGAATATGAAAATGCTCGCATACCTTGGGCAACTCGGCACAAGCCCGAATCAAACGTTCTGTAAAATAACGAGGATGACTGGTGGCAAAGCGAATGCGCTCAATTCCCGGAACATCGTGAACGTAATAAAGTAAATCAGTCAAAGTATGCTTATGTCGTCCTTCTGGCGTCGAACCCGGCAAATCTCGCCCATAAGCATCAATATTTTGCCCTAACAGCGTCACTTCCTGATATCCCTGTTTGCCTAAGAGAACCATTTCGTCCCGAATTGCTTCTGGTGTCCGTGATTGTTCCACACCCCGGACATTGGGAACAACACAATAGCTACAACGCTCATTACAACCGTAAATAACATTCACCCAAGCACTAATCTCACTATCTCGCCGCGGCTTGGTAATATCTTCCATGATATAGATGGGTTCAGTGGCCACCACCTGGTTCCCTTCCTGAACTTGTTCGAGCAAATCCCCAAGGCGGTTGGCATGTTGTGGACCCATCACTAAATCTAATTCGGGAACCCGCCTTAATAACTTTTCTCCTTCTTGTTGGGCGACGCAGCCAGCAACAATTAGGGTTAATTCAGCGCTACTTTGTTTGCGTTTGGCCTGTCGTCCGAGATAAGAATAAACTTTTTGTTCAGCGTTATCACGAATCGTGCAAGTATTATAAACTACAACATCAGCCAGATAAGGATCAGCTTCAGCTTGATAACCCATTGCGTCTAAAATTCCTGCCATGCGTTCGGAGTCAGCTTTATTCATCTGACAACCAAACGTAGTGATGTGATAACGACGGGGGGGGATTGAGGTCATGGTTCGCAATTGAGCTTCTAGAAGAAAAAATCAGTTCAACGATGTATCTCGCATATCGTATGTTAGCGCATTGGAAACGTTTGATGATTAAGCAGTGTAAAGTTCGTTTTTGCCAGCAGCATCATTGCTAATTTCATTCGCATTGGTTTCCTAAAACAGGGAGATTAAACTAGAAAAGCATTGCTTTATTTGCCGAGACTCCTATGCAGCCTGTTGATTTAACCACTCTGCGAGCCGTTTGCGCTGATTTACGAGCCTTTTGGTTACCTGCTCGTTTAGAACAAGTCTATCAGCGCGATCGCGCCACCATTGCCTTAGCCCTACGCACCCTGAAAGGACGAGACTGGTTAACCCTCTCCTGGCATCCCCAAGCAGCCAGAATTTGTCTGGATGATGCCCCACCCCGCACCCCGGATACCTTTACTTTCAGTGATCAATTGCGTCACCAACTGCAAGGATTAGCTTTAACGGCCATTCCCCTGATTTCTCCCTGGGAGCGGGTCATTGATTTCCAATTTGCCCCTCGCCCCGGTGACGAGCCATTATGGCATCTCTACGCAGAAATTATGGGGAAATACAGCAATGTCATTCTCACCGATACCAACCAACAAATTATCACCGCCGCCCATCAAGTTAGCCCGGAAAAATCGAGTTTGCGCCCCATTCAAACCGGACAACCCTACGAACCGCCACCCGCCCTCACAGGCAATATTCCTAGTCGCGAGGAATCCCAGGACAGTTGGCAAGAACGAGTGGGGTTAATTCCCGGTGAACTAAAACGACAACTGCTCAAAACTTATCGTGGGTTAGGACCAAATCTGGTCACTGCGATGATCCAACGCGCCGGTTTAAATCCCCAACAAACCACAGATACTTTAACTCAAGAAAACTGGCAAACCCTATTTCAAGTGTGGCAAGAGTGGTTAGAGATTCTGGAAACAGAAACGTTTCAACCCGGATGGACAGAAAACGGATTCACGGTTCTCGGTTGGGGGAGGAGGGAACCGGTTGCTTCGGTGCACGTTCTCCTGAAAACCTACTACACCGAACAACTCAACCAACAGTCTTTCCAGCAACTTCATCATCAACTGCTACAAAAAGTAAGTAGCTTGATCAAAAAACAACGCCAGAAACAACAAACGTTTCAGGAACGCCTTAAACAGTCAGAGGATGCCGAAGTTGAACGCCAACGGGGAGACTTACTGATGGCATATTCCTATCAATGGAAACTGGGATCATCCGCGATTGAATTACCTGACTTTGAAACCGATGAACGGGTCAAAATTCCCTTAAACCCAGAAAAAAATGCCGTGCAGAATGCGCAAGCCTACTATAAACGTCATCAAAAGTTGAAACGGGCTCGTCAAGCAGTGGCCCCTCTCCTCGCGGAAACAGACAAAGAAATTCAGTATCTCCAACAAGTAGAAGCGGCCTTAAACCAGTTAGACGGTTACCAAAAAGAAGAAGATTTACAAACCTTGAAAGAAATTCAAGAAGAGTTGATTGAACAGGGTTATATTATCCCGCAACGAGAACGCGCCAGTACGGAACAAGCACAACCGATTACTTACCAGACGCCCAGTGGGTATGAAGTTTTAGTGGGACGGAATAATCGGCAAAATGATCAACTGACATTTCGCACAGCAGTGGATTATGATTTATGGTTCCATTCACAAGAAATTCCCGGTAGTCATATTTTGTTGCGATTACCGCCAGGAGCAGTTCCTGACGAAAATGATTTACAGTTTGTTGCCAATGTAGCAGCGTACTATTCTCGCGCCCGAGAAAGTCAGCAAGTGCCGGTTATTTATACAAAACCAAAGTACGTTTATAAACCGAAAGGGGCAAAACCAGGGATGGCCCTCTATGATCATGAGACCGTAATTTGGGGGTATCCAGCAACAGTGGCTGAATAAAACTTGAACTAGCGTTAGTCTAAAATCATCGTTTTAGTGCATCATTCAGGTATGATTTCCCAATTATTAGCACTTTACCTCCGACTAGGAGCTGGGATTTTTCTGGGTTGGCTGTTGGGGTGTTATTTAACCAAAAATGTCCCGAATTTATTAGGGAAGTTCCTCTTTTATTGCGGTGTTCCCATCGGAATTGTAGCCTTTCTTCGTCAAGCTGATTTATCCGGCAATATTTGGCTGTCTCCGATTATCGCTTGGAGCGCGATCGCGCTGGGCGCCTTTTCCGCTTGGCTCTACTTAAAACTCTTTATCAGTAATGATTCTGTCAAACAAACCTTTCAAGGCAGCTTCTTGCTGACCTCAATGTTTGGGAACACGGGTTATTTGGGCTATCCGATTATTCTGGCAATGGTGGGTGAAAAATATTTTGGTTGGGCAGTGTTTTATGATTTGCTAGGAACCACTATCGGTGCCTATGGGTTAGGAGCCTTATTGGGCAATCATTTCAGTGAATTGGCAATCTCTTCTTCCAACCAACAACAAAAATTAAGCAATTTGGTTGTCCCCATCTTCGCTAATCCGCCTCTCTGGGGGCTAATTTTAGGGTTAGGGTTACGTCAATTCACCTTTCCCCCCTTCGTTGAAACCAGTTTACACAACATCGGCTGGGGAGTGATTAGTTTATCTCTGGTGTTAATTGGAATGCGCCTGAGTCAGTTAACGTCATGGCGTCATGTTCCCGTCGCCTCAGCCAGTTTAGCTCTGAAAATGCTATTTGTGCCTTTGACCCTAGGACTGCTCATTTCCAGCTTGAATTTAGCCACCCAAGCCCAACAGGTGATGATTTTACAAATGGCGATGCCCCCTGCCTTTGCCACCTTAGTGATTTCTGAAACTTATCAATTAGACTACGAATTAACTGTGACCACGGTTGCCACCGGTTCCATTGGCTTATTAGCGATCTTACCTTTTTGGTTATTCTTGTTGGGGAACTGAAGCAAGGCTAAGCTCTGCCGGCAAGGATTTCAAGCGTAACCTTTTATACAAAACTGCTTCAATCGAGCTGCCATGAGTTCTATAATGGTTGGGCAAAATCTTATGATTTACTTTTATGTCTTTATTTGACTGGTTTGCCAATCGTCGAAAATCAGAACCTGACCTTAAACAAGCCCCAGAACGAGAAATTGCGGATGGTTTGTGGAGTAAATGCGAATCTTGTGGGGTACTCGCTTATACCAAAGACTTACAAGCCAATCATTTTGTCTGTAGTGAATGTAATCATCATTTGCGGGTGGATAGCAATGAACGCATTCGTCAGTTAATTGATCCCGAAACATGGCAACCTTT encodes:
- a CDS encoding AEC family transporter, which gives rise to MSQLLALYLRLGAGIFLGWLLGCYLTKNVPNLLGKFLFYCGVPIGIVAFLRQADLSGNIWLSPIIAWSAIALGAFSAWLYLKLFISNDSVKQTFQGSFLLTSMFGNTGYLGYPIILAMVGEKYFGWAVFYDLLGTTIGAYGLGALLGNHFSELAISSSNQQQKLSNLVVPIFANPPLWGLILGLGLRQFTFPPFVETSLHNIGWGVISLSLVLIGMRLSQLTSWRHVPVASASLALKMLFVPLTLGLLISSLNLATQAQQVMILQMAMPPAFATLVISETYQLDYELTVTTVATGSIGLLAILPFWLFLLGN
- a CDS encoding sucrose-phosphate phosphatase, encoding MDQFLFISDLDNTLIGDDQALQQLNRILQQKREEHGAKVVYATGRSLFLYKKLKTEKSLIPPDALIAAVGTEVYLDLETEQMDQDWVNLLSQNWQPDKILTITQQFPELIPQSPSEQGQFKVSFHLSSETAQTIIQQLEKKLSNVPLEIKLIYSGSKDLDIIPQQADKGLAVKLLQNKWQISDFKTVVCGDSGNDIALFDTGQPRGILVGNAQPELREWYKRNKTDYRYFASQHYAAGIQEGLKYFKFIG
- a CDS encoding alpha/beta fold hydrolase; the encoded protein is MKNWWQNTFPDGQKMLPVSNSQGEFHHLAYGERGEGPPIIFLHGIGSWSYSWRRLIPILAQQFRVIAFDATGHGFSDKPSRWKITQLQQELPQVIAALCDEPATIIAQSLGGLVTLAAALDYPQHFARLVLINAAIFPEALPSLSMRFLAKIPLGVVREIDQSRLVKPLAPIVREAVRFARREVVATPAMSRYEDVYALTYPFIENPGAIAHFTQTLQQAAREIECLERQEPNLISYVQDNLSQILCPTLILWGDCDRWFPLAHGEALQERLPNSRLEILENCGHDAIACASEQIEQKIIQFLQEQVTPPVTP
- the miaB gene encoding tRNA (N6-isopentenyl adenosine(37)-C2)-methylthiotransferase MiaB; protein product: MTSIPPRRYHITTFGCQMNKADSERMAGILDAMGYQAEADPYLADVVVYNTCTIRDNAEQKVYSYLGRQAKRKQSSAELTLIVAGCVAQQEGEKLLRRVPELDLVMGPQHANRLGDLLEQVQEGNQVVATEPIYIMEDITKPRRDSEISAWVNVIYGCNERCSYCVVPNVRGVEQSRTPEAIRDEMVLLGKQGYQEVTLLGQNIDAYGRDLPGSTPEGRHKHTLTDLLYYVHDVPGIERIRFATSHPRYFTERLIRACAELPKVCEHFHIPFQSGDNEVLKAMSRGYTHEKYRRIVDKIRHYLPDAAISADAIVGFPGETEEQFQNTLQLVEDIEFDQLNTAAYSPRPGTPAAKWENQLSDEVKSDRLQRLNHLVSTKAAARSRRYLYRTEEVLVEGQNPKDSSQVMGRTRTNRLTFFAGDIEQLRGQAVPVKITEVRAFSLTGERV
- a CDS encoding DUF814 domain-containing protein encodes the protein MQPVDLTTLRAVCADLRAFWLPARLEQVYQRDRATIALALRTLKGRDWLTLSWHPQAARICLDDAPPRTPDTFTFSDQLRHQLQGLALTAIPLISPWERVIDFQFAPRPGDEPLWHLYAEIMGKYSNVILTDTNQQIITAAHQVSPEKSSLRPIQTGQPYEPPPALTGNIPSREESQDSWQERVGLIPGELKRQLLKTYRGLGPNLVTAMIQRAGLNPQQTTDTLTQENWQTLFQVWQEWLEILETETFQPGWTENGFTVLGWGRREPVASVHVLLKTYYTEQLNQQSFQQLHHQLLQKVSSLIKKQRQKQQTFQERLKQSEDAEVERQRGDLLMAYSYQWKLGSSAIELPDFETDERVKIPLNPEKNAVQNAQAYYKRHQKLKRARQAVAPLLAETDKEIQYLQQVEAALNQLDGYQKEEDLQTLKEIQEELIEQGYIIPQRERASTEQAQPITYQTPSGYEVLVGRNNRQNDQLTFRTAVDYDLWFHSQEIPGSHILLRLPPGAVPDENDLQFVANVAAYYSRARESQQVPVIYTKPKYVYKPKGAKPGMALYDHETVIWGYPATVAE